A single window of Nyctibius grandis isolate bNycGra1 chromosome Z, bNycGra1.pri, whole genome shotgun sequence DNA harbors:
- the ZFAND5 gene encoding AN1-type zinc finger protein 5, which produces MTQETNQTPGPMLCSTGCGFYGNPRTNGMCSVCYKEHLQRQQNSGRISPMGTASGSNSPTSDSTSVQRADTSLNNCEGAAGSTSEKSRNVPVAALPVTQQMTEMSISREEKVTPKTDTEPVVTQPSPSVSQPSTSQSEERTPELPKPKKNRCFTCRKKVGLTGFDCRCGNLFCGLHRYSDKHNCPYDYKAEAAAKIRKENPVVVADKIQRI; this is translated from the exons ATGACTCAGGAGACAAACCAGACCCCAGGGCCCATGCTTTGTAGTACAGGATGTGGATTTTATGGAAATCCTAGGACAAATGGGATGTGTTCTGTTTGCTACAAAGAGCATCTTCAGCGACAGCAGAATAGTGGTAGAATCAGCCCAATGG GAACAGCCAGTGGTTCAAACAGTCCTACCTCAGACTCTACATCTGTACAAAGAGCAGACACTAGCTTAAACAACTGTgaaggtgctgctggcagcacatCTGAAAAATCAAG AAATGTGCCTGTTGCCGCTTTGCCTGTAACGCAGCAAATGACAGAAATGAGCAtttcaagagaggaaaaagtaacACCGAAAACAGACACTGAGCCAG TTGTTACTCAACCAAGCCCATCAGTTTCTCAGCCTAGTACTTCGCAGAGTGAAGAGAGAACTCCTGAACTGCCCAAACCAAAGAAGAACAGATGTTTCACGTGCAGAAAGAAGGTTGGCCTTACAG GATTTGACTGCCGATGTGGAAACTTATTTTGTGGACTTCACCGTTACTCTGACAAGCATAACTGCCCATACGATTAcaaagcagaagctgcagcaaaAATCAGGAAAGAGAATCCAGTTGTGGTGGCTGACAAAATCCAGAGAATATAA